The region ATAAAAATATGCCGCTGACGTGAGTAAAGCTAAAGCAACAGTAGCATTTATATCATTCGTGGGCGCTGCTAATTCCCCATGGGGTAACTCTATAATTTTCCAAGGTAAAAGAGCACCCGACCAAttcgaaacaaaaataaaaaggaacATAGTTCCAATAAAGGGAACCCAGGGACCATATTCTTCTCCAATCTGAGTTTTGCTCAAGTCTCGAATAAACTCAAGGACATATTCAAAAAAATTCTGACCGTCGGTCGGGATGGTTTGTGGATTCCGAACAGCTATGACAACTGAACCTAGCAAGATAGTAATTACGACCCAAGAAGTGATGAGTACTTGGGCATGAATTTGGAAACCTCCTATTTGCCAATAGAAGTGTTGGCCTACTTCTACACCCGATATATCGTATAACCCCTTGAGTGTTTTAATGGAACAAGGTATAATATTCATATTGTCCTCTGATAAAAATTGAACTTCAAAAAAGGAATTCTTTTGATTCAACCATCTCTTTCTCAAATCAGCAACTTGAAGTATTAATCTTATATTTAGGATACCAAGAAAGCACATCAGATCATAATATATA is a window of Triticum dicoccoides isolate Atlit2015 ecotype Zavitan unplaced genomic scaffold, WEW_v2.0 scaffold92528, whole genome shotgun sequence DNA encoding:
- the LOC119348440 gene encoding ATP synthase subunit a, chloroplastic-like, with the translated sequence MCFLGILNIRLILQVADLRKRWLNQKNSFFEVQFLSEDNMNIIPCSIKTLKGLYDISGVEVGQHFYWQIGGFQIHAQVLITSWVVITILLGSVVIAVRNPQTIPTDGQNFFEYVLEFIRDLSKTQIGEEYGPWVPFIGTMFLFIFVSNWSGALLPWKIIELPHGELAAPTNDINATVALALLTSAAYFYAGLSKKGLSYFEKYIKPTPILLPINILEDFTKPLSLSFRLFGNILADELVVVVLVSLVPFVIPIPVMFLGLFTSGIQALIFATLAAAYIGESMEGHH